Part of the Nicotiana sylvestris chromosome 5, ASM39365v2, whole genome shotgun sequence genome is shown below.
aaaaaatgcaaaaataagttattattttttttttgtgattttccatttttgtaaaatgctaatttactaattaatcaagaaaaatgtgaaattaagtcctaaatgcaaatgcaatgcattttttgtatttttcatgaattgaataaaattaaacatgcacacaacaaTGCAAATAATCAGGAAagttctacaataattcctaaaataaccaataattaaggaaaaaatctaattttgggaattctgtaggagtacttcatgtgaggcaaaaatcacgcgCTCACACGCCACAGAATGATCTttttgggttgtgcaatgcaTTATGAAGTTGGTGGAAGAAATTTACAGAAGATGGTGTTTCTGCGGCTATTTATGCGACCACAGATAAGTTCTGCAGGCTGCAAAACCGTCGGGGGAGTTGAATAGGAGAAGCTCAATTTTGAAGGTTATTTCGTGGTCCGCTATGCAATAGCATATCCATTTTACGGGCCGCACTTCCATTTCGTGGTCACAGAAGTTTCGCGGTCCATTTCGTGGTCACATAAGTGATTTGTGGACCGTAGAATTGGCCGTAGAGCTGAGGTCCTTTTCGCGGACCACAGACCTATTCTGCAGTGTATTCTGCAATTGGAGACCCGACTTGGAGGGTTAGCTATTAGAGATTTGTACTCGACTATATTTTAATAAAAGGCCTTGGGGGTTATTTTGGATAGCATCAACAATTATTTTAGAGAGAGGGGAGTATtttcgagagagagagagagagagagagagagagagagaggaataaGCCCCAACCATTTTTCTCATCAATTCTTGCCCAATTTTGAAGATTCAAGGAAGCAATTCTCTTGGCCAACTATCCAGGTAAGTCCTTGTCCTAAGCTCTCATGCAATGTCCTATCATGCATTTGTGGGTAGAATTTTACTATTATGAGGCTTGTGGGATGGGGATTGAAAGCCTAAATACTATATTTTGAAATTTGAGGTGTATAGGAAGAATGAGAGGCGTGGTTCATGATTTGGGGGTGTGTCTTGGGCATTCATGTATAGAGAGAGGCGTCATGGGGGTTGTTATATTATCTAGGATGAATCTATGGGTTGATATTGGTTGTAGGATAAAGGATTACCATCATAGGACCTTGTAGTCGGATTTGCATACTAGTATGATAAAATGCCTAAATGAGCAGAACCTATGAGCACCTTTCTAACTATGGCTCGATTTTGATTATGTATCTATAGATTGAAATCGCCAGAAGTCTTGAAACATTTTACTAATTCTAAGTAAAATCTCTAATAAGGTAAGTTGGCTATACTACTCTGTTAGAATCGAATTCCACGGATTTCGTGTAAACTCCAAGCATGGTTTTGTTCAAGTTCCTATTTCTATAATTTCAAATTGCTTCTACTGATCGATTTACGTAATTGCTTATGTATCCAAGTCATATTCCAATTGCCCCTATTATGTCACTCTCATTTGAAAGAATGTTTCAAGTATGGTTAATGTATCCAATGCTTATGATTTTAATTCATGTTTTAATTGAAAATCATTATGCTCTACTATGGGAAGAAGATTCAATGTGTTTAGGACTCCTATCACTCATGCATCTAAAGTCATGATTTTTAAATGTTCTCTATATTGATGACCTACCGATGATCCTTGAAAGTGAAAGAATGAGAATATGAAGTAATTTAAATACGGCCATCATGCCAAGAATAATGATTTACGTGTATGAACAAGAGTGCCGATGAAGTGAAAGATATTGAAAAAGGCTATGAAATGGATTGTAACTcttttatataaatatttttgggagtattGTTAGGTCACTGAGGAATGGTGGGTTGAAATGACCTGAACCCAAAACTACATGTGTTAGTGTAGGAGTAATCGAGGGATAAATTCCCATGTTGATGTGTTGAGATTATTCTCTTTAGTTGGGATGAGATAATAGCAAGGAAAGGACCATGTCGACCAACATGACATTGTGGTGATGCGGCTTAGACGATCGGGCAGTGATCAGACATCATATCGCGCACATGGTGGTGGTGTTGTGTTTTTATGTCCACCCACACACACTAGGGTGATATGGCTTAGGCGATCAGGCAGAGATTGATCCCCATGTCATAAGCATGGTGGTGTATTGATACTAAAGATCTCCCAACTTTAAAACATTAATATTTACTTGCAGATTTACATTTCTCTTAACTTGGAATTTTAATACTACTTGAGTTTCTTATTGATTCCATGTTTCTCTCCTTTTTGTTGGTACTCTTTTTTATGAGCGGATATCtagttttacatactagtactattttaTATGTACTAATATCCCTTTTGCGAGGGCCGCTGCATCTTTAGTGGTTACAGGTGGTTCCTCAACAAGTGGAAATTATTATTGATAACATCATACCCTCTTCTCAATGGATTTTGGTGAGCCCTATTCTATACCGGGGCCCATGTGTGTTTATTATCTTCATGTACATTtgcttttgaggtatagccgggttGTCAACGGCACTCCCATATGGTACTCATGTTCTCTCAGAGGCTCCATATACATATTATGGGTTGTATTTTAATTGGAAAGACAAACTAAAAATGTTGTAATTGTCACACATGTTTCCACTTTTAAACTAcgaaacttgtaatatttttggAAATCGGACAGTAAGTTTCTATAAGTAATGAAATTGGTCTTGTACATGTTATTCTCTCATTGTTTAACCCTTGATATTCATCCTTGCATTATTTATGAATAAGATTGGGTTGAAGGCACCAAGTAGGCTTGCTTGACTAGGATATCTCGGTTGAGCACCGATCGCGCTCTCTGAGGTCGGGGTGTGAGAAGTTTGGTATCATAGCCAGAGGTTTTAAAAATATCTTAGGATGTCTCAGAGCCGGATCTAGTAGAGTcattcttatcggtgtgttgtcaaTGACATCTATAATTATGAGGCTaattgggcatttaggaatatcACCCTTTTTTGTTATTCAAGATCATGCGATAGATCTTGGTTATAAGACTATCCCTTTTTTAACTCATGCATTGTTCTAATTTTCTGCACATGACACCaaagaagaaggaaagaagtgGCCAAAGGGCCAATGCCACCACATGAGTGGCTGATGATACTATACCAGATGTTGTGGGTGAGCACTCAAGGGGTGAGGATATTCCCCCAACCACAATACCGCTTAATTCTACTACTCCCGCTAAGAATGCAACAATTCCTTTTCCTAGTGAGAATGAATCGATTACTCCTTCAACTAATATCCAAGTCCCACCACCTGCCTCAACTTTCGGTTGTAGTGTTTCTAATGTGGACCTTAGGGGATCCATACAGATGTTGACTAAGATAGTGGCTTCCCAAGACCAGAGATTCAATGCTACACGTACTTCCTCTATCCCGCAATGGTATTCGGCTAGTTCTAGTGTGAAATGATTTCTTTAATTGGATCCTCTGGTATTTAGGGGTACTAAGCCCGAGGAAGACCCCCACACATTTATTGATGAGATGAACAAGACCCTTCGTGTGATGCGTGCCATTGAGACTGAAGCAGTGGAGTTGGCCTCCTACTGCCTTAAAGAGGTGGCGTACTCATGGTTTGAGTTATGGGAGGAGTCCCGTAAGGAGAAGTGGAGTGAGTTTGCAAATTCTTTCATTGATCATTTATTGCTTGCCGAGACTAGGGAAGCCTGTGCCACAGAGTTTTAGAACTTGAACCAAGGTAGTATGAGTGTATGGGACTACCATATAAAGTTTGTGGATTTTACAAAGGATACTACTTACATGATTCCCACTATGGAGGCTAGGGTTTGCATATTTGTGTAGGGCCTTAGCCCTTTGGTTATCAACGAGGCCATTACAGCCGCCTTGAACTCTtgtatgaattatgggaagatggtggCATTTGATCAAGCCATAAAGGCCTAAAATTTGAAGAACATAATGGAGTGAGAGGGCAACAAGAAGGCCCGGTCATCGAGCAACTTTGGTGGTTCTTCCAGTGGTGGTAATGGTGGAAGGTCAGTATTTAGGGGAGGGTTGCCAGGCCATCACAATCCTTTGCTCAATCTTCAGTCAGTGCACCATCATTAGGGCCAACTCGGCAACAATGGAGTTGTTTCAGGTTCGATCAGGGCAACAAGGGATTTTATCAGCTAGGTCAGTTTGGTGGGAGACTTCAGTCGCAGCGGAGGCCCATATGCCCTAGGTGCAGGAAGATGCACTCAGGGGTCTGCTACATGGACCTACCTATATGCTATGGGTACTGTCTTAGAGGTCATATTCAGAGAGATTGTCATTCGTCCGTAAGAATGTTGGTAGGGGTATGGCGCAACCAGCCCGCTTTGCAACTACTACATCCACGACACCTCATTCACTTGAGGTACTCTAGCACTCACAGGGCGTGGTGCAGCTAGCGGTGGTGCACAGAGTTCGAGAGGGCCCAACAGATTCTATGCTATGAGGGGTCTCTAGAGTTTAAAGGGTTCTCCAGATGTTGTCATAGGTATATTGATTGTCCAATCTCATAATGTGTATACTCTTATAATATTGGTTCCACCTTGTCATATATCACTCTTTATATTGCTATGGAATGTTAAGTAAGTAGTTTGATTTTGTAATAAGCGGAATTAACTTGATATATGCGTAGatgatcattaatctgaatataagTCGAGTTCATATAAATCTAAAATATCTATTTCTTCTGATATAATTAGTTCTGTATATCCTTGTTCCATTATGTTaattatttcaaaagaaattaaaatatcataaatttttctcctaatgTCGTTATTAAGTTGGTTCAAGGTATATAACATGAGTATTTTGTAATCATTATTGTTATCTAGTAAATAAGTGGGGTTATTCATAGGATATTATTATTTTTCAGTATTATTCTAAtcatatttttactaaacatattccctctaacctctttgtttatcatagagttcaTCATGTTTTAATaggttatactgaacaatcttttctggtcactaccatatttttcttgcttcaatcattttccctaacagcgcctcaactttgtctactcccctaaacggcttccatGCCTAGCGGTTTCGACCTTAGGATGGCATattctgggcttaactactctcagcattattagacatggcaaactttctcaagatgttctttatagcagtactataacatgataaacagttatgatattcaagagattataaggaatataaagGTTTAGTTAGACATGATTATGGATAAACTTACATGTtcttgtaactcgtttgaatgatCCATAGTTGTTTAAGAGACttgtaaataactcagatatttcttataagagagagaagataagagagagaaggtgagggTGTGTCCTTTCCTCTTCGGATTTACAATCTATATATAGAAAATTGAAACGACTTCTACTGTTTACAAATGGctcttcatgaacgacctttactgttcatgaatatgacttgtactatttactttacgacttttttacatgactcttactattcatggacgacctttactgttcatgaatatgactcgtactttacgacttttttacatgactcttactattcacaCTTTTTTCTTTACGATTTTTTTACATTATTTGTTTTCAAATAGCTGTCTTCCTTATTTGTCTTCTTGCTGATTTCTTCATTCCAGTTGCACTTCTGGTACATGGTTATCTTCTCTGTTGCATATTGAACATATATgatctggatatttgtgtcctactaatTTGCAGTATCTCGTCAATAATTCATTGGAAATAAATCCTTTCTTTAGTGCTCTTGTAGTTGGTTGTATCTCTGGTTTtagtaatgataaaatccatttttggacttcatccatatctccttgtcatAGTTCCCTTGAATTGGCATATATCATTAGCTGGTCTCTTGagtagtagctccagatagcattttcTTGTAAATAATTGTTGGCTAGCTCTTGGATAATAGTTGCTATGCCAATTATTCTTTTGTTGGCATAAAAACCCGGTATCTCAATTTTCGGTATTTCTGGTTGTTGTTCTATTTCttctggtattatcatatctcgtgttaagCCTATTTTTACAACTTGTATAAtaggttttatttcatcatatagtatctcagctggtgctgtatagaattttataaaaaataagttTCCTTTTGTAATTCTTTTGAATGTAataaatgctttgtatagctctggtattccactTATCTCTTCCCCATCATAGGTATATACCGTACTAAGTaatccgtagttgtaacatgtttttactaaaTTGGCTCTAGTTTTTGGCTGTGcaataagcctattatatccttGGAGTTTTTGGGTTATATAATCCTCTGTTGGATCTGTTGTAGTAGTTGCTCTGGGGTTCAGGTTTAGAAATGTTTGAATTTtgtatatattctcaatataggTCTGAGTAATATGGTTGTATATCTTTTTGTTTTGGTGTAGGCTGTTGGCATAAGTTGAGGTTTGTGGTGTCGTAACTATTGTTTCTTTTGGCCTTTTTGGAGTAATTGGTTTATCAAATATGTAGTTTAAATTGACATTGGTATGTGGCTTCTTGTTAACTTGTTtacttgtacctgcagctgtatataaaccaactgtgttatgggttttttgaagtttcccaacgtctccttctaactctggaagtttagagtcttccgatcgacttagctccgcatttttatagtcatgctgctgacttgaCTGGCTTttctctagctgttgtaatctttttcccataccatccatctgtaaagatagcgtagtaaggattgcaaatatatcttttgattcttggctttcatctgtttgggtacctttgtcttgataggtagtctgcaataacatttttGTCAGTtcttattacttcaattgtaaatgtaaaattctgtatatttaatacaagtattcttatttcctttgtagttactgaatcttgtactttccgtgttatccaccattttacttgtgtattatctgttctcaCAATAAACTTGTTATAAACGATATATGGCTcgaatgctaacaaacatttatataatccaaatagttctttcctatttatctcccattttaattgtggttccgtatATGATCCTGAATAATATCTATAATGGTGTTCAAtcttttcattatcatatttatattttagaactcctccgtagctgtgatcactagaatcagtttctactatGTATGTGAACTGTCTTTTTTCATCTGggaaatatagttttggtaattttttacacatattttttatcttctttatatgtattttatctttttcgtcaaaatggtattctacatcctttttaaattttttctgtaatggttttaagttttctgctaatctagggatatattcccttatttggttaactaatcctaaaaatgattgtaacttcttttttgtatcaagtgtttcattcaagttaattattttttgtactacatgggtttgcatttttattccgtttttatctatttgtatacctaaaaattctatttgatttttcattacttctgctttctttttacttaaacttattcctgatatttctacaatgtgtatgaatttttctagtagttttatatgttcgttctctgttctagaatataacagtatatcatctatatatattatacaattttctaattggttaaagtagttatccataaaatgttggtatctacctggtgcatttttatatccaaatggtaatacgttccattcgtaaaatccttgtggtactgtaaatgctgttaactttttagattcgtcttctagttttaaatggtaaaatcctgatttacagtcaaatttactaaaatagttatatccttgtatttgtctgatttttagtattttatttggtatcggataattatatgtttttgtttttgcatttaaatttctataatctaCAACCATACGACTTTTTCCTCGTTTTTGTTcgctatgcttatttactataaatgttgGGCTAGtgtgtttactattactttcttgtatgtacttattgtctaataattcctgtatgtgtattttaaattctgttagatcattaaaattgtatttcaaaggtttttgtgttattatactattttcatctattagttcaatttttatttttgttttatgtttttcccaaccttgtagtggattatcattatataatAGTTCTAATTTATCTTGGAttagttttatcttatttatttagaaaatgattatttctatattatggttgctttgtGTCATATTTTCTAATTTCTGGGTAATTTTTTCACTTCccttaatccagggtgttgtttttctcactttattatttactctttttgctcctaatctttgcttacacggggtagtaaaccaccaatgtgtttttgttataatatgtgggtataactTATCTTAAAAtgacattcctaataatatatctttatttgtgaattcataactatatatttcttctatggttaatattttatcccatatttgtatttttagattctttgctttgtatgttatcatactttCCTCATtgttaaatcctgttactactatgggggtttttagcttttcccatttactttctggtagaCAATTATGCctacacatgttagcttctgctcctgtatccatcataggtgtataatatctattataatatccttctattattattttggcaagtatatatatttttggcattatattaaggttctttttattattattttcttattttcataacttattgttaattgtctatcttctaatttatatggtttgactttttctaaccattttattcctagtgtaatgtttttatctccttgatatattttaaaatttattaatattggtattcctccaataattaattcctttttcagttgtttcttcattttttcttaatgcTTTTGATAATTCTGAATTTTGCTGTTCTATCGtcactatctcttgttctggtattaattctcttataacataattctcctcttgccctgtatttattaatattaaatattttctttggtccattattcatgttatataataatgatgtgggtttatttcttctattttttgttctattaatttttgtggagttatGTAATCtattcttcttgatgtacttcttgatgtacttattcttgatgatgTCTCTGGTATTTCATTACTTGTTCGTTTTgacgtgcttaatctttcttttactatttctaaatcttcttcTATATCCATTTCCTTATAActataatcattgttgtctataactgatactattctttcaaatggattttctatttttattttttttattttatttttagttgttatcttatgttttgttgttaaaacatatagatttttacatattGCTGTAAATatcttacttcctggtgctagttctattccagacattttctagtatagtactaatgatttatctatatttttatcatctattgcTACTGAATAGTTGGCACTTATTATGAATTtgaatttttggtatattaagttacctcttactgcacttattatactcttttctataggttgtacaattctatcgtctgccaagtatatttctataggggtatctattccttctctaaaacatgcttttattagtatctctgttcctcctaagtgtacatattttattggattttttgcttttatatcttgtatttctttgtttaatagttttttatttaaaattggtattcttGCTTTACCTTTAATGTATTTACAGTCTATTAtgtgttctctttggcttactacatagtattcttctttttgtcttttaaaccaattctttattgttggtacttctaatattttgtctatgcttagatccaattcttttccttttatttgttcaaatatagtggcgtcaaaaattattttttgttctgaagattgttcatcttggtgttcttcttgttgtataatttgtatgtCTTAGTCATAATTATCTTCGTCTGATTCTTCTATTTCATTATTATTTATATCCTTTTCATTCTctgagaactcgttttctgatatctcatatatgttgTCTTCACTGCCTatttcataatctacatattctatttgtgtatatttatcattgtcTATCATTATTTCGGTAATTtatttcttctttgggttttttggtaatctGCAATCTTTAGCTAAGTGttctagctttccacaattataacaagtacattctgttagttttttcttttttctatatggttttttatgtttgtaattttttacataatatcttcctcttggtttcttatacttatatttggatttatatctttttctctttccttcttttttgtaatatttatctgtgcagccaaattggggtgctattctattTTTGcagcatgccaaattttttactaatattttatccattctgatattttttttatatttttcacataattctataaaccagttttgtagaaattttattcgTGCTCCTAGAGTATCTGCTAATTCTGCTTcattccaattttttattatttttgagctaaacggttctggtaattttgtaaaatataattttcttatctccttactttcatccggactatatgttccttcataataatagtctctaaatgcacaagtatattcgtctatataacacatattacatattgctaattttgtcattaaatttctatttatagtcttttctttattttgttcttctacttctgttgtcatactactaaattcatttcttattgctattttatatttattcaatatatctgtaactgttttTGCAGCTGTaccatcaagttttttattacttcttaatgtatctaagctttcacttgataaattttgtaaccatagttTTACCGTTCCTATgagtgttctttctatatatcctggtgtttcagcTATcactattttattatctattagttgttttgagatatatcctatccataattggattgttttatttatatctacgacacaatctagatctaaaaaattacattgttcagttatctgtcttggtgtccatttcctatttagccttttatcccataatgttttgtttctatcatatgaatcataacttactctgtaataggttgggttcaGTTGTcttggattttttattcctgatgTACTTGGTTTATCTTCGGCCATATcccctgtatttatttctggatttatttttatcttttctgttttttctataagttctgtgtacgTCTCACTTATTTCCGAATAGTTTTCTACTAGATCTTTGTCGTCATCACTTTGGTCATTCATTTCATTTATGCTTATATTTGGTGGATTATCATGTACCTCTTCTAACTGTATTTTAAatttttctatctcatttgtcagTCTTagctcttgttcttcttctttacgtttttctttttcttttagtttattcgTATATAGCTGTTTTAGCATTTccaattctttttctaattctgttattttagtgttttttacttcttctatctgttgtattttttctttagcttgctgttgtatttctttaatttctcgttttctatctatttcttcgttttcttttgttattctaaccattgcGGTTAAACTATattctagttttacagtttctttttcatattttcTAATTTCTGGGTAATTTTTTCACTTCccttaatccagggtgttgtttttctcactttattatttactctttttgctcctaatctttgcttacacggggtagtaaaccaccaatgtgtttttgttataatatgtgggtataactTATCTTAAAAtgacattcctaataatatatctttatttgtgaattcataactatatatttcttctatggttaatattttatcccatatttgtatttttagattctttgctttgtatgttatcatacttccttcattgtTAAATCATGTTCATAAGCCATTCTCTGTATCTACTATAGCCGAAGAGTCAATCATGGCCACGCGGGTTTATACGGATTTTAGTGTCACGGTACATGGCCGAGACAACACAGCCAATATCATTGATTTGGTGATGGTGGATTTTGATATGATAATGGGGATGGATTGACTTCACTCATGTTATGCCAAGTTTGATTGCTGAACCAGAACTGCTAGGTTTGAATTTCCAAACGAGCCAGTCATTAAGTGGAAGGGGGTGATGTTATGCCAAAGGgtaggtttatttcttaccttaaggttGCGAATATAATCA
Proteins encoded:
- the LOC104223678 gene encoding uncharacterized protein; this translates as MVRITKENEEIDRKREIKEIQQQAKEKIQQIEEVKNTKITELEKELEMLKQLYTNKLKEKEKRKEEEQELRLTNEIEKFKIQLEEVHDNPPNISINEMNDQSDDDKDLVENYSEISETYTELIEKTEKIKINPEINTGDMAEDKPSTSGIKNPRQLNPTYYRTTYQDKGTQTDESQESKDIFAILTTLSLQMDGMGKRLQQLEKSQSSQQHDYKNAELSRSEDSKLPELEGDVGKLQKTHNTVGLYTAAGTSKQVNKKPHTNVNLNYIFDKPITPKRPKETIVTTPQTSTYANSLHQNKKIYNHITQTYIENIYKIQTFLNLNPRATTTTDPTEDYITQKLQGYNRLIAQPKTRANLVKTCYNYGLLSTVYTYDGEEISGIPELYKAFITFKRITKGNLFFIKFYTAPAEILYDEIKPIIQVVKIGLTRDMIIPEEIEQQPEIPKIEIPGFYANKRIIGIATIIQELANNYLQENAIWSYYSRDQLMIYANSREL